Proteins co-encoded in one Oncorhynchus keta strain PuntledgeMale-10-30-2019 chromosome 36, Oket_V2, whole genome shotgun sequence genomic window:
- the LOC118369934 gene encoding solute carrier family 22 member 7-like — MKFEHLLSVVNGFGRFQIMIIIISFIGRFTLPCHFLLNNFIAAVPSHHCDLSALDDGSLFGNLTQEQRLTVSVPVQEDGTPSSCKMFPEPQFHILSNSNNSDLVTVPCQNGWVYDNSTFKSTLATEWDLVCDQKGQNKATTTIFFIGVMFGAMTFGSLSDRFGRKPMLLVSYISGMLFGFASAFSTSFIMFAVLRFFTGFGITGIVIVSSVLSVEWVDIEHRKLVGVIDSLSWTFGYCMIPAIAYCVTDWRQLTIAVTSPLALAILTWRWIPESARWLIANGKFEKANFYLQQCAQMNQKEEFGSKITPETLSSVIVTERKDQSHSYLDLVRTPKMRRLALLTGIVWYGVASTFYGISFNITGFGLNIYLTQFVYGAIELPAKLSAYYLLDKVGRRNTEVGSLLGAGICLAINIFIPRDMSVLRTVVAVLGKGCSATSFTTVVLYSSELFPTVVRQNGMGYNSSMGRLGVSLAPLILLLDEVWRDLPQVLLCSIALLASLVARMLPETRGRCLPETIQDVEDGQTGKGLAGSQVVETTDIPLKSKDNDEMENGY, encoded by the exons ATGAAGTTCGAACACCTACTCTCGGTTGTCAATGGATTTGGACGGTTCCAGATTATGATCATTATCATCAGCTTTATTGGTCGATTCACCCTGCCGTGTCACTTCCTGCTGAACAACTTCATTGCCGCCGTACCCTCTCACCACTGTGACCTCAGCGCTCTGGATGATGGCAGCCTCTTTGGGAATCTGACCCAGGAGCAGAGACTGACTGTCAGCGTTCCAGTACAGGAAGATGGGACTCCAAGCTCCTGTAAGATGTTCCCAGAGCCCCAGTTCCACATCCTGTCCAACTCCAATAACAGTGATCTAGTTACAGTCCCCTGTCAGAATGGATGGGTATATGACAACAGCACCTTCAAATCCACTCTGGCTACAGAG TGGGACTTGGTGTGTGACCAGAAAGGGCAAAATAAGGCGACAACAACCATTTTTTTCATAGGAGTGATGTTCGGAGCTATGACCTTTGGAAGCCTGAGTGACAG GTTTGGTAGGAAGCCCATGCTCCTGGTGTCCTATATCTCTGGCATGCTGTTTGGTTTTGCCAGTGCTTTCTCCACTTCTTTCATCATGTTCGCTGTGCTCAGGTTCTTCACTGGGTTCGGTATCACCGGCATCGTTATCGTCTCATCAGTACTCA GTGTGGAGTGGGTGGACATTGAGCACAGAAAGCTGGTGGGAGTGATTGACAGCCTGTCCTGGAcgtttggttactgcatgattccagcCATAGCCTACTGTGTGACCGACTGGAGACAGCTGACCATAGCGGTCACCTCACCTCTTGCTCTAGCCATACTCACCTGGAG GTGGATTCCTGAGTCAGCCAGGTGGCTCATAGCCAATGGGAAGTTTGAGAAAGCTAACTTTTATTTGCAACAATGTGCCCAGATGAACCAGAAGGAGGAGTTTGGATCCAAAATTACACCAGAG ACTCTGTCTAGTGTTATtgtgacagagagaaaagacCAAAGTCACTCCTACCTGGACTTGGTCAGGACACCAAAGATGAGGAGGCTGGCTCTACTAACAGGCATAGTGTG GTATGGTGTGGCATCAACATTTTATGGCATTAGCTTCAACATCACTGGATTTGGACTCAATATCTATCTGACCCAGTTTGTGTACGGTGCCATAGAGCTGCCAGCCAAACTATCAGCGTACTACCTTCTGGATAAGGTGGGCAGGAGAAACACAGAAGTGGGATCTTTACTAGGAGCTGGAATCTGTCTCGCTATCAACATCTTCATACCCCGAG ACATGTCTGTTTTAAGGACGGTGGTGGCGGTGCTGGGGAAGGGTTGCTCGGCAACATCCTTCACAACCGTTGTGTTGTACAGCTCTGAGCTGTTCCCTACTGTGGTCAG gcaGAACGGCATGGGCTACAACTCATCCATGGGTCGTCTGGGAGTGTCTCTGGCCCCTCTGATCCTGCTGCTGGATGAGGTGTGGAGGGACCTTCCACAGGTCCTCCTCTGCTCCATAGCTCTGCTGGCTAGCCTGGTGGCCAGGATGCTGCCGGAGACACGGGGCCGCTGTCTACCAGAGACCATCCAGGATGTCGAGGACGGGCAGACAGG GAAAGGTTTGGCTGGATCCCAAGTTGTGGAAACAACAGATATCCCTCTCAAATCAAAGGACAATGATGAGATGGAAAATGGATACTAA
- the LOC118369850 gene encoding cysteine-rich protein 2-like, protein MTSRCPRCTKDVFFAEKVSSLGKNWHRFCLKCKRCNKTLSAGNHAEHDGLPYCHKPCYGTLFGPKGVNIGGAGSYIYETPQPTFDCPSEGSPTTPWTTMQVTWNQPKVLPPPTRTFAGETSLCPGCEKVVYFAEKVMSLGRNWHRPCLRCERCKKTLTSGGHAEHEGIPYCHVPCYGILYGPKGVNIGNVGCYIYEKEGMAQTEIPSQS, encoded by the exons CTGAGAAAGTGAGCTCGCTGGGGAAGAACTGGCACCGGTTCTGCCTGAAATGCAAACGCTGTAACAAAACCCTGTCGGCTGGCAACCACGCTGAG CATGATGGACTGCCCTACTGTCACAAACCATGCTATGGAACTCTCTTTGGACCCAAAG gtgtGAACATCGGAGGGGCAGGCTCCTACATCTACGAGACTCCTCAACCCACCTTCGACTGCCCCTCTGAGGgatcccccaccacaccatgGACCACCATGCAGGTCACCTGGAACCAACCCAAAG TTCTTCCCCCTCCAACCAGGACATTTGCTGGAGAGACCTCACTCTGTCCTGGCTGTGAGAAAGTGGTCTATTTCG cAGAGAAGGTGATGTCCCTGGGTAGGAACTGGCACAGACCGTGCCTGCGCTGTGAGAGGTGTAAGAAGACACTGACCTCTGGTGGACATGCTGAG CATGAAGGGATACCTTACTGCCACGTCCCTTGCTACGGCATCCTGTATGGACCAAAAGGAGTGAACATCGGCAACGTGGGCTGTTACATCTACGAGAAAGAAGGCATGGCGCAAACTGAAATACCCAGCCAGTCCTAG